From Cellulosimicrobium sp. ES-005, one genomic window encodes:
- the msrA gene encoding peptide-methionine (S)-S-oxide reductase MsrA has product MNSIFDAIFGSSGKTTMVAPEDALPGRQSPVLQAPRPHTVLGTSITGPWPEGTRVLYLAMGCFWGAEEIFWQVPGVVSTAVGYMGGTTPNPTYEEACTARTGHTETALVAYDPTKVSEEELLKIFWERHDPTQGYRQGNDVGTQYRSAVYWTTPEQEQAVRDTAARYSAVLEAKGYDPVTTEMRPAAEAGPFYYAEDYHQQYLSPAKNPNGYRCHATTGVPFPSAA; this is encoded by the coding sequence ATGAACTCGATCTTCGACGCGATCTTCGGCTCGTCCGGCAAGACGACGATGGTCGCCCCCGAGGACGCGCTGCCCGGGCGCCAGTCGCCCGTGCTGCAGGCACCGCGTCCCCACACCGTGCTCGGCACCTCGATCACCGGCCCGTGGCCGGAGGGCACGCGCGTGCTCTACCTGGCGATGGGCTGCTTCTGGGGCGCCGAGGAGATCTTCTGGCAGGTCCCGGGGGTGGTGAGCACCGCCGTCGGCTACATGGGCGGCACGACGCCGAACCCGACCTACGAGGAGGCGTGCACCGCGCGCACGGGCCACACCGAGACGGCGCTCGTCGCGTACGACCCGACGAAGGTCTCCGAGGAGGAGCTCCTCAAGATCTTCTGGGAGCGCCACGACCCGACGCAGGGCTACCGCCAGGGCAACGACGTCGGCACCCAGTACCGGTCCGCCGTGTACTGGACGACGCCGGAGCAGGAGCAGGCGGTCCGCGACACCGCGGCGCGCTACTCCGCGGTGCTCGAGGCCAAGGGCTACGACCCGGTGACGACCGAGATGCGCCCCGCGGCCGAGGCCGGCCCGTTCTACTACGCCGAGGACTACCACCAGCAGTACTTGAGCCCCGCCAAGAACCCGAACGGCTACCGCTGCCACGCGACCACGGGCGTCCCGTTCCCGAGCGCCGCGTAG
- a CDS encoding aldo/keto reductase, with product MTIPTLSAPDGTTIPAIGFGTYRLGGEEGADSIARAIDAGYRLIDSAFSYENEGAVGAAVRRADVPRDDVLVTSKLPGRHQAHDDAVRTVEESLFRTGLDRIDLYLIHWPNPRVGKYVEAYEALVECRERGLVRHVGVSNFLPEHLDAVIAATGVTPLVNQVELHPYFPQAAQRAADAERGVVTEAWSPIGRANDLLRDPVVTAVAAAHGVSPVQAILRWHVQLGVVPLPKASSPERQRENLDVFSFELTTHEMNALTGLARPDGRTNDQDPAVYEEL from the coding sequence ATGACGATCCCCACCCTCAGCGCCCCGGACGGCACGACGATCCCCGCGATCGGCTTCGGCACCTACAGGCTGGGCGGCGAGGAGGGTGCGGACTCGATCGCCCGCGCGATCGACGCGGGCTACCGGCTGATCGACTCGGCGTTCAGCTACGAGAACGAGGGCGCGGTCGGCGCCGCGGTGCGACGCGCGGACGTCCCGCGCGACGACGTGCTCGTCACGTCCAAGCTCCCCGGCCGCCACCAGGCCCACGACGACGCCGTCCGCACCGTCGAGGAGTCGCTGTTCCGGACCGGTCTCGACCGGATCGACCTGTACCTGATCCACTGGCCGAACCCGCGCGTCGGGAAGTACGTCGAGGCGTACGAGGCGCTGGTCGAGTGCCGCGAGCGCGGGCTGGTCCGCCACGTCGGGGTGTCGAACTTCCTGCCCGAGCACCTCGACGCGGTGATCGCCGCGACGGGCGTGACCCCGCTCGTGAACCAGGTCGAGCTGCACCCGTACTTCCCGCAGGCAGCGCAGCGGGCCGCCGACGCCGAGCGCGGGGTCGTCACCGAGGCGTGGAGCCCGATCGGTCGTGCGAACGACCTCCTGCGCGACCCCGTCGTCACGGCGGTGGCCGCCGCGCACGGGGTCTCGCCCGTCCAGGCGATCCTGCGCTGGCACGTGCAGCTCGGCGTCGTGCCGCTGCCCAAGGCGTCGTCGCCCGAGCGCCAGCGCGAGAACCTCGACGTCTTCTCGTTCGAGCTGACGACCCACGAGATGAACGCCCTCACGGGCCTCGCCCGGCCCGACGGGCGCACGAACGACCAGGACCCGGCGGTGTACGAGGAACTCTGA
- a CDS encoding AI-2E family transporter: protein MSAQTDQHRTPDPLPPGRPGAAAVPDSVRSAAAWSWRLLLIGLTIAAGLWLVTQLKVIVVPIAVALLLTVLLTPVQRFFRRHLRMSRGLASGAALIALIVVVAGLVAIAGQQIVSGFQDLRDQAVEGFEQFTEWLADGPLGLDSTTISHWLDQAGTAVSENQDSIVSGALGAATTIGHVVAGALIALFCTFFFLLDGRTIWSWVVGLLPLRARDDVHQAGRRGIVTLAAYTRTQILVAAVDAVGIGIGAAFFVPSLALPLGILVFVGSFIPIVGAIVTGSIAVLVVLVAQGWVQALVMLGIVLLVQQIEGHILQPFLMGHAVSLHPVAVLLVVAAGSFAAGIVGALFAVPIAAVLNTVVLYLHGHDKFPELGTDDRVVVRGSPQPPVIARAEADLEDVAARRRTREGAGEDSAVVGPQDAGPVEDAPGEVR, encoded by the coding sequence GTGAGCGCGCAGACGGACCAGCACAGGACCCCCGACCCGCTTCCCCCCGGGCGCCCCGGCGCGGCGGCGGTGCCCGACTCGGTGCGATCGGCCGCCGCCTGGTCGTGGCGGCTGCTGCTCATCGGCCTGACGATCGCGGCGGGCCTGTGGCTCGTCACGCAGCTCAAGGTGATCGTCGTCCCCATCGCGGTGGCGCTCCTGCTCACGGTGCTGCTCACGCCCGTCCAGCGGTTCTTCCGCCGTCACCTGCGCATGTCGCGCGGGCTCGCGTCCGGCGCGGCGCTCATCGCGCTCATCGTCGTCGTCGCGGGGCTCGTGGCCATCGCGGGGCAGCAGATCGTCAGCGGCTTCCAGGACCTGCGCGACCAGGCGGTCGAGGGGTTCGAGCAGTTCACCGAGTGGCTCGCGGACGGCCCGCTCGGCCTCGACTCGACGACGATCTCGCACTGGCTCGACCAGGCCGGGACCGCGGTCTCGGAGAACCAGGACTCGATCGTCTCCGGCGCGCTCGGCGCGGCCACGACGATCGGCCACGTGGTCGCCGGCGCCCTCATCGCGCTGTTCTGCACGTTCTTCTTCCTCCTCGACGGGCGCACGATCTGGTCGTGGGTCGTGGGGCTGCTGCCCCTGCGCGCGCGCGACGACGTCCACCAGGCGGGCCGCCGCGGCATCGTCACGCTCGCCGCGTACACGCGCACGCAGATCCTCGTCGCGGCGGTCGACGCGGTCGGCATCGGGATCGGTGCGGCGTTCTTCGTCCCGTCCCTCGCGCTGCCGCTGGGCATCCTCGTGTTCGTCGGGTCCTTCATCCCGATCGTCGGTGCGATCGTCACCGGGTCGATCGCGGTGCTCGTGGTGCTCGTCGCGCAGGGCTGGGTGCAGGCGCTCGTGATGCTCGGCATCGTGCTGCTCGTGCAGCAGATCGAGGGCCACATCCTCCAGCCGTTCCTCATGGGCCACGCCGTCTCGCTGCACCCGGTCGCCGTGCTGCTCGTCGTCGCGGCGGGCAGCTTCGCCGCGGGGATCGTGGGCGCGCTGTTCGCGGTCCCGATCGCGGCGGTCCTCAACACCGTGGTGCTGTACCTTCACGGGCACGACAAGTTCCCCGAGCTCGGCACGGACGACCGCGTCGTGGTGCGCGGGAGCCCGCAGCCGCCGGTCATCGCGCGCGCGGAGGCCGACCTCGAGGACGTGGCCGCGCGCCGTCGGACCCGCGAGGGCGCCGGCGAGGACTCCGCCGTCGTCGGGCCGCAGGACGCCGGACCCGTGGAGGACGCTCCCGGGGAGGTGCGGTGA
- a CDS encoding SDR family oxidoreductase, translating into MEIDLGGRRALVTGSAQGIGLAIARALAECGAAVVVNGRSEETSSRAADDVRTHVPGADVLGVAADLATDEGTAAVLDAVPHVDVLVNNLGIFSSEDPLAIDDATWRRYFEVNVLAGVRLTRTYLPGMIERGWGRVQFVGSDSAVVIPAEMIHYGVSKTALLGVSRGFAKAAAGTGVTVNSVLAGPTHTGGVEAFARELVGDDLPWDEAQRVFMREHRPQSLLQRLIEPEEIAHLVAYLASPLASATTGAAVRVDGGYIDSIVP; encoded by the coding sequence ATGGAGATCGACCTCGGCGGGCGCAGGGCGCTCGTCACCGGCTCGGCGCAGGGCATCGGCCTCGCGATCGCGCGCGCCCTCGCGGAGTGCGGGGCGGCCGTCGTCGTCAACGGACGCTCGGAGGAGACCTCGTCCCGCGCGGCCGACGACGTGCGCACGCACGTCCCGGGCGCGGACGTGCTCGGCGTCGCGGCCGACCTCGCGACCGACGAGGGCACGGCCGCGGTGCTCGACGCCGTGCCGCACGTCGACGTCCTGGTGAACAACCTCGGGATCTTCTCGAGCGAGGACCCGCTCGCGATCGACGACGCGACGTGGCGCCGCTACTTCGAGGTGAACGTCCTCGCGGGCGTGCGGCTCACGCGCACCTACCTGCCCGGGATGATCGAGCGCGGGTGGGGCCGCGTGCAGTTCGTGGGCAGCGACTCGGCGGTCGTGATCCCGGCCGAGATGATCCACTACGGCGTGAGCAAGACGGCGCTGCTCGGCGTCTCGCGCGGGTTCGCCAAGGCGGCGGCCGGCACGGGCGTCACGGTGAACAGCGTGCTCGCCGGCCCCACGCACACGGGCGGGGTCGAGGCGTTCGCGCGCGAGCTCGTCGGCGACGACCTGCCCTGGGACGAGGCGCAGCGCGTGTTCATGCGCGAGCACCGCCCGCAGTCGCTGCTCCAGCGCCTCATCGAGCCGGAGGAGATCGCGCACCTGGTCGCCTACCTCGCGTCGCCGCTGGCGTCGGCGACGACCGGCGCGGCGGTGCGCGTCGACGGCGGCTACATCGACTCGATCGTCCCGTGA
- a CDS encoding cystathionine gamma-synthase, translating to MSTSSEHPDWTTTGFSTRAIHAGQDPDATTGAVVPPIHQVSTYKQDGVGGLRGGYEYSRSANPTRTALEEALAAAESGGLGPTADGSPAARGFAFASGLAAEDTLLRAVVRPGDHVIVPDDAYGGTYRLIARVFGPWGVEHTPVDLTDVEAVRAAVRPETRVVWVETPTNPLLGVSDIAALAGVAHDAGALLVVDNTFATPYLQQPLALGADVVVHSTTKYVGGHSDVVGGALVVATGAQLPGGLASPAGGSDVAGAVGFHQNASGAVAGPFDAWLTLRGLKTLAVRMDRHQANAAAVADFLAAHPAVTEVIYPGLASHPGHELAARQMRGFGGMVSFRLGSEAKALDVCARTQVFTLAESLGGVESLIEHPGRMTHGSVAGTALEVPDDLVRLSVGIEDVEDLVADLTRALG from the coding sequence GTGAGCACCTCGAGCGAGCACCCCGACTGGACCACCACCGGCTTCTCCACGCGGGCGATCCACGCGGGGCAGGACCCGGACGCGACCACCGGCGCCGTCGTGCCGCCGATCCACCAGGTCTCGACGTACAAGCAGGACGGCGTCGGCGGGCTGCGCGGCGGCTACGAGTACTCGCGCTCCGCGAACCCCACGCGCACCGCCCTGGAGGAGGCGCTCGCGGCCGCGGAGTCCGGCGGCCTCGGCCCGACGGCGGACGGGTCGCCCGCCGCGCGCGGGTTCGCGTTCGCGTCCGGCCTGGCCGCGGAGGACACGCTGCTGCGCGCCGTCGTGCGCCCCGGGGACCACGTGATCGTGCCCGACGACGCGTACGGCGGCACGTACCGGCTCATCGCCCGGGTGTTCGGGCCGTGGGGCGTGGAGCACACGCCCGTCGACCTCACGGACGTCGAGGCGGTCCGGGCCGCGGTGCGCCCCGAGACGCGCGTCGTGTGGGTCGAGACCCCGACGAACCCGCTGCTCGGGGTGTCCGACATCGCGGCGCTCGCGGGCGTCGCGCACGACGCCGGGGCGCTGCTCGTCGTCGACAACACCTTCGCGACCCCCTACCTGCAGCAGCCGCTCGCGCTCGGCGCGGACGTCGTCGTGCACTCGACGACCAAGTACGTCGGGGGCCACAGCGACGTCGTCGGGGGAGCGCTCGTCGTCGCGACGGGTGCCCAGCTCCCCGGCGGGCTCGCGTCGCCCGCGGGCGGGAGCGACGTCGCCGGGGCGGTCGGCTTCCACCAGAACGCGTCCGGCGCCGTCGCCGGGCCGTTCGACGCGTGGCTCACGCTGCGCGGCCTCAAGACCCTCGCGGTGCGCATGGACCGCCACCAGGCGAACGCCGCCGCCGTCGCCGACTTCCTCGCCGCCCACCCCGCGGTCACCGAGGTGATCTACCCCGGCCTCGCGTCGCACCCCGGGCACGAGCTCGCGGCGCGCCAGATGCGCGGGTTCGGCGGCATGGTGTCGTTCCGCCTCGGCAGCGAGGCGAAGGCGCTCGACGTGTGCGCGCGGACCCAGGTCTTCACGCTCGCGGAGTCGCTGGGCGGCGTCGAGTCGCTCATCGAGCACCCGGGCCGCATGACCCACGGCTCCGTCGCCGGGACGGCGCTCGAGGTCCCGGACGACCTCGTCCGCCTCTCCGTGGGCATCGAGGACGTCGAGGACCTCGTCGCGGACCTCACCCGGGCGCTCGGGTAG